The following proteins come from a genomic window of Nicotiana tomentosiformis chromosome 12, ASM39032v3, whole genome shotgun sequence:
- the LOC138902836 gene encoding uncharacterized protein has protein sequence MSCEVYTDHQSLHHLFKQNDLNLSHWRLLELLKDYDITILYHPRKANVVVGTLSRKAESMGSLAFIPAGERPLAMYVQDFANRFMRLDVPEPSRVLACVVSQSSLFERIMARQYDDLHLLVLRDMV, from the coding sequence atgtcttgtgaggtgtatacggATCATCAAAGTCTCCATCATCTGTTTAAACAAAATGATTTGAATTTGAGCCATTGGAGATTGTTGGAGCtattaaaggattatgatataactattctttatcatccgaggaaggccaatgtggtagtaggcaccttgagtagaaaggcagagagtatgggaaGTTTAGCATTTATTCCGGCTGGGGAGAGGCCTTTGGCTATGTATGTTCAGGATTTTGCCAACAGATTCATGAGATTGGATGTACCGGAGCCTAGTAGAGtccttgcttgtgttgtatctcAGTCATCCTTATTTGAGCGCATTatggctcgtcagtatgatgatctacatttgcttgtccttagagacatggTGTAG